One window of Pyxicephalus adspersus chromosome 4, UCB_Pads_2.0, whole genome shotgun sequence genomic DNA carries:
- the ECHDC1 gene encoding ethylmalonyl-CoA decarboxylase isoform X2, with amino-acid sequence MAYSIWRCMLNRSATRWHLYRSLSLYNSSHGFNAEEIKNKLAPFTGGSVTLVKGENGIAELCIDNPSRMNAFTGTMMMELEERISDLENWQEGKGLIVYGAKNTFCSGSDLNAVKAISNPKDGILMCMLMQNTLTRLQRLPLISVALVQGKALGGGAELCTACDFRLMTEDSEIRFVHKLMGLVPGWGGATRLIQLVGSRNALKLLSSTLRVHPQYALNIGLADDILSSGTDGPLEKTQTWIASYTKGAAEVNRAVKKVITSGREKLIEDSLRSEKDIFGTVWGGPANMQALEKGTKHN; translated from the exons ATGGCCTATTCCATATGGAGATGCATGCTGAACAGATCAGCAACAAGATGGCATCTTTACAGATCCCTGTCTCTGTAtaacagcagccatggttttaatgcggaagaaataaaaaataaactagctCCGTTCACTGGAGGATCAGTGACACTGGTTAAAGGAGAAAATGGAATAGCAGAGCTGTGTATTGATAATCCATCTCGAATGAATGCATTTACAG GAACAATGATGATGGAATTAGAAGAACGGATTAGTGATCTGGAGAACTGGCAGGAAGGGAAAGGACTTATTGTTTATGGTGCAAAGAACACATTCTGTTCTGGTTCTGACTTAAATGCAGTTAAAGCTATCAGCAACCCAAAG GATGGGATTCTAATGTGCATGTTAATGCAGAACACTCTGACAAGACTACAGAG atTACCACTAATTAGTGTTGCATTAGTTCAAGGAAAAGCATTAGGAGGAGGCGCTGAATTATGCACAGCATGTGATTTCAG GTTGATGACAGAAGACAGTGAAATCCGCTTTGTCCATAAACTTATGGGTTTGGTTCCAGGTTGGGGTGGAGCTACAAGATTAATTCAGCTTGTTGGAAGCAGAAATGCCCTGAAACTACTTAGCAGCACTCTCCGCGTTCACCCTCAATATGCATTAAATATTGGCCTTGCTGATGACATTTTATCATCTGGGACTGATGGACCATTGGAGAAAACTCAAACATGGATAGCATCATACACAAAGGGAGCAGCTGAAGTGAACAGagcagtaaaaaaagtaataacctCTGGAAGGGAGAAGTTAATTGAGGATTCCCTGAGGTCGGAGAAGGATATTTTTGGAACTGTGTGGGGTGGGCCAGCCAATATGCAGGCATtggaaaaaggaacaaaacacaattaa
- the ECHDC1 gene encoding ethylmalonyl-CoA decarboxylase isoform X1, producing the protein MKSMAYSIWRCMLNRSATRWHLYRSLSLYNSSHGFNAEEIKNKLAPFTGGSVTLVKGENGIAELCIDNPSRMNAFTGTMMMELEERISDLENWQEGKGLIVYGAKNTFCSGSDLNAVKAISNPKDGILMCMLMQNTLTRLQRLPLISVALVQGKALGGGAELCTACDFRLMTEDSEIRFVHKLMGLVPGWGGATRLIQLVGSRNALKLLSSTLRVHPQYALNIGLADDILSSGTDGPLEKTQTWIASYTKGAAEVNRAVKKVITSGREKLIEDSLRSEKDIFGTVWGGPANMQALEKGTKHN; encoded by the exons ATGAAAT CAATGGCCTATTCCATATGGAGATGCATGCTGAACAGATCAGCAACAAGATGGCATCTTTACAGATCCCTGTCTCTGTAtaacagcagccatggttttaatgcggaagaaataaaaaataaactagctCCGTTCACTGGAGGATCAGTGACACTGGTTAAAGGAGAAAATGGAATAGCAGAGCTGTGTATTGATAATCCATCTCGAATGAATGCATTTACAG GAACAATGATGATGGAATTAGAAGAACGGATTAGTGATCTGGAGAACTGGCAGGAAGGGAAAGGACTTATTGTTTATGGTGCAAAGAACACATTCTGTTCTGGTTCTGACTTAAATGCAGTTAAAGCTATCAGCAACCCAAAG GATGGGATTCTAATGTGCATGTTAATGCAGAACACTCTGACAAGACTACAGAG atTACCACTAATTAGTGTTGCATTAGTTCAAGGAAAAGCATTAGGAGGAGGCGCTGAATTATGCACAGCATGTGATTTCAG GTTGATGACAGAAGACAGTGAAATCCGCTTTGTCCATAAACTTATGGGTTTGGTTCCAGGTTGGGGTGGAGCTACAAGATTAATTCAGCTTGTTGGAAGCAGAAATGCCCTGAAACTACTTAGCAGCACTCTCCGCGTTCACCCTCAATATGCATTAAATATTGGCCTTGCTGATGACATTTTATCATCTGGGACTGATGGACCATTGGAGAAAACTCAAACATGGATAGCATCATACACAAAGGGAGCAGCTGAAGTGAACAGagcagtaaaaaaagtaataacctCTGGAAGGGAGAAGTTAATTGAGGATTCCCTGAGGTCGGAGAAGGATATTTTTGGAACTGTGTGGGGTGGGCCAGCCAATATGCAGGCATtggaaaaaggaacaaaacacaattaa